In the genome of Crassostrea angulata isolate pt1a10 chromosome 6, ASM2561291v2, whole genome shotgun sequence, the window TGGCAAACAAATTCAGGATCTACttgtacagtgtatattttcTTGTAAGATAAAAGTTACATAACTATCAACTCCTTTTGATTGGTAGATTAAACAACAACCGTGGATAGACAACAATGATATGTGAAGTAATAAGCGTACCCCAGAAAGACAACAATGATCTGTAAAGTAATGGGCGTACCCCAGAAAGACAATAATGATCTGTAAAGTAATAGGCATACCCCAGAAAGACAATATTGATCTGTAAAGTAATAAGCGTACCCCAGAAAGACAATAATGATCTGTAAAGTAATGGGCCTACCCCAGAAAGACAATAATGATCTGTAATGTAATGGGTGTACCCCAGAAAGACAATATTGATCTGTAAAGTAATAAGCGTACCCCAGAAAGACAATATTGATCTGTAAAGTAATGGACGTACCCCAGAAAGACAATAATGATCTGTAAAGTAATAAGCGTACCCCAGAAAAACAATAATGATCTGTAAATTATAAGCATACCCCAGAAAGACAATAATGATCTGTAAAGTAATAAGCGTACCCCAGATGGACAACAATGATCTGTAAAGTAATGGGCGTACCCCAGAAAGGCAACAATGATCTGTAAAGTAATGGGCGTACCCCAGAAAGACAATAATGATCTGTAAAGTAATGGGTGTACCCCAGAAAGACAATATTGATCTGTAAAGTAATGGGCCTACCCCAGAAAGACAATAATGATCTGTAAAGTAATGGGCGTACCCCAGAAAGACAATAATGATCTGTAAAGTAATGGGCGTACCCCAGAAAGATAATAATGATCTGTAAAGTAATGGGCGTACCCCAGAAAGACAACAATGATCTGTAAAGTAATGGGCGTACCCCAGAAAGACAATAATGATCTGTAAAGTAATGGGCGTACCCCAGAAAGACAATGATCTGTAAAGTAATGGGCCTACCCCAGAAAGACAATAATGATCTGTAAAGTAATGGGCGTACCCCAGAAAGACAATAATGATCTGTAAAGTAATGGGCCTACCCCAGAAAGACAATAATGATCTGTAAAGTAATGGACGTACCCCAGAAAGACAATAATGATCTGTAAAGTAATGGGCATACCCCAGAAAGACAATAATGATCTGTAAAGTAAATGGCATACCCCAGAAAGACAATAATGATCTGTAAAGTAATAAGCGTACCCCAGAAGGACAATAATGATCTGTAAAGTAATGGGCATACCCCAGAAAGACAATAATGATCTGTAAAGTAATGGGCCTACCCCAGAAAGACAATAATGATCTGTAAAGTAATGGGCGTACCCCAGAAAGACAATAATGATCTGTAAAGTAATGGGCCTACCCTAGAAAGACAATAATGATCTGTAAAGTAATGGGCGTACCCCAGAAAGACAACAATGATCTGTAAAGTAATGGGCATACCCCAGAAAGACAAGAATGATCTGTAAAGTAATGGGCGTACCCCAGAAAGACAATAATGATCTGTAAATTATAAGCATACCCCAGAAAGACAATAATGATCTGTAAAGTAATGTGCGTACCGCAGAAAGACAATAATGATCTGTAAAGTAATGGGCGTACCCTAGAAAGACAATAAGGATCTGTAAAGTTATGGGCATACCCGTGTTTCCTCTGTGATGGTTCCACACATGACTCTCTCTCCTTTAGACCACATCTCCATCACTTGTTGCCTTTTAGAGAAAAATATagtacctgtacatgtatgcacatTGGCACTCTGGTTCTACTTACTGTGTttgtattttaaagttaaaaaaaaaagagatgaaTGATCGATACATTATGAATGATATACTATTCaaaatcttaacaattacatgaCTGTACATAAATCATCTTTGCAGGTATATACATTAATATGGgctatttaatttaaatttacagATAATTggaatgatttttcaaaaaagaaaaattgaaaatgaacttGTATTGATATTCCTATCTTCCAAGCTATTGATTGACATATTGAGTCAGTTGGGGGTAAATCTACACTGACCTCATTTCTGCATGTTCAATCTTTTTATTGAGGTACACACAGGTGCCGATGATGCCACTTCTCAGCCTCCAGAAATCGCTTCTGCTAAAGTACTGATCCTTAAATAGCATCTCCACCAGATCCAGTGCAACACCCTACAATATATAACAGATAGGTCAGACACATAATATAATAACTAGGTCAGGTTACGAGTCAAGGTCAAAAGTGTATTCTACTGTAAGAGGTCAAACTACAGGTACATTTCAAAAGTCAAACAAATGCAATACTGTGGTCTCATTAAttttcaagggtatcaattttcgtggattaagtgaaaatcacagtttcaagaagacataaattcgtggccaatgaccctatcaatacaaaatgttaatagaaattgcacttcaatgaacacttaattAATTTCGTCGATCAACttaataacgaaatccacgaaaattggtattcaacgaatattgatgaaaccacagtatttaaGTGTACAACACATGTACATAACTGTAATGTATTACCTTTGGGTCCACTTTCTTGACAATGACATCTTTGTATGCTCTCAGCTGGAAAGTATTAGCAATACTTTGCTCAATACTAACTGTCCCTGATCAAATAGATGAAATTAGtggtttgaaaatttattgttGTATAATGCATGCAGAAAAATTGGATACATGTTCTCACAACTTAATAATCCTTTCGAAATGAATTAATGACAATCAaccatttttagaaaaaaacatatacagataaatcatacaaaatctttataaaaaatgtgattACCTTTTTGCTGAAATTCATCAGATAATGATGTCACTTGCAAAAGTAGGCGgctgaaatatattttgattcattagacaaaaaaaaactaagtttaaaatacaaattaaatatccaTAGTACAGATTGCCCGACAATCTCTCTCAAAACTATTTAAATATATCAGAATGaaacacaaaaatgatttttttttctcttccttCTGATAGACTATACAATGCATGCTCATATTTCTTTTATGATAGaacaaaattctaaaatttttgCACAAAAGTTCATATGTCTGTAAAGGTTTTACCATTTTGTCagatcagagacataaataacatgttatatgttatttatgtctctggccAGATGCTTTAAGTACATCAAATATATGGtacacttgtacatgtacatgttgtgtACCGTATTATCAATGGGTGACAGTAACTCCTATACATAACATTATGCACTAACAAGAAAcctgtttcttttatttcaattttggaCGAGGGACAAAAGTACTAGTTTTGATATCTGTCTTTAGGAAATCTTCAGAaatttcaatctcacctttcctCATCTTCAATGTGATAAATTTCCACGACATCGCCGATTATCACATCTGGTACATCTTTTTGATTGATTAATATTTCTTCATCTAGAgaatgaacaataaaaacaattactGCAATCAAAAACCAGCTAAAATTTAACCCCTGAATCTAATAATCCATTAATTGGAACAGTGGATGTGGATTACAGTGCTTATTAAACATTTGGTAAAACAATAATTGTGGCATAGATAGTGTTCCACACGCATACACAATGCATCTTTAACATAAAAGGTATGCAACAAATTCACTGTCACCGTAATATCTCACTTAAATTgctattttcattaaaacttcTTTTGTGGACTCTCAAGTTCAATGTTTTTTCCATTCTCCATCGATGTTGATTGGACGTTTGTTTTCTGCTTGCtctatatttaaacaaaagcgTTTTCAAGATTGAGATTTAAGTTTTCGGCCGATGATGTCGGTCACGATGTCGACGAAGGTGTTCTTAAACTTCTATAACACAAACGCTGCTTGGGTGATAAAATCATTGTCGAAGCGTATGTAGAAACAGTGTCATTTAATCATCATTTCCGTTTAATACCTAATTTATATTTGCGTTAATATAGGATGCAGGATTATGATAAATGCATCCCGAGGAAATTCGAAACAATAACAAAACTTATTTCTTCATAATGCCCTATGTACATATCGcacacaaaataatattttaattcaatatatttaaaagtaaTGTTTGGAATTATTGACTCAGTATTAAGATTATCATTTAATGGTTGCATATGTTGTAGTTTAAACTGTTCAGAGTCAGTTTTTATAGTTAAATTAATTTGTCGAAAAACCTTTCAATACGGAAATATTTCCCAAAACTAATGTTATTTTGAGATTCCTCTATTATATACCTCAGAGATGTTCAGTGTGCCTCTTTTTTAATACTATGTCAAGAAATATCCTGACGTCAAATGTCAATTTCAATGTGTGCTActatactggtactgtaccagttatcggctaagaacagttatcggctaaactgagggtTTGGGTTTATAGCATGCGACTAtccgagattttttaattcagtcgtctgtttcgaataaagaaaagtaagtttgcttgaaaacgttcttgaatatgttttaaacatgagctttaacgatcattgtttaccactgatttacatctttgcactttcagctatggggaaagtgacgtaataagttaaaaatagaatatgacctctttgtgatacATTATTATATCTCTTCTTTGATTTcacatataatatcaatacatataaaatttctaaacaaaagaaattcattaaattctgAGAGATTCATGGtgcagttgaacgcctgattgcacaattatgtattgaacaGCATacgtttttatttattaacgtATGATGATAAACggataattttatgagtttCGTTTATGTATAATAACCCCTACGACCTATAGGCTGACCCTGCAAGGGacataattcaatttaaacttcgcagaatataaaatcaacatgtaaagggattttattgtgttattatcacgaagccgataactggtcaagtaaatcgtaaaaactcggcaaattcggagCGTGCTAAATagcacaaaaacaatatgtttgggttctaaatgataatataatctaacagattgataaactAGGAGTTCACCATTTAAaatatgtcaagttttattcaaatttatcaagaaataaggaaacacgaaaagaaaacgtaaaattatagccgataattggtacagtgccagtacgCAGAGACGTAAACAGAATTAACGTGATACCATAGAACCCACGATATGATAGGGAACAAATATATACTTCGTCATCTTTTGATGATATGTATTTATTGGATTTTGAGTTTGGTGGTTAAAAAACTGTAACAGCTCATTGTCCCCAGGATGAGTCAATAATTTTTCACTACCTGTTTTATTATACCCTTCGCAATGAAATTTGAGGGCTATAATCAATATTAAGGTTTTTGACTGGTTCGTCAGTCAGTCTTTCAGTCCTGTTTTAAGTAAGCACAACTCCTTTTAAATTGGTGTGtgtaattttttgaaactttgtaTGTATTTAGGACACAAGGTctagatgtgcatattaccaggaaatattgatttctttatttttctagAAATTTAGGCCCATCTAAACTTagaatgattttaattgttaAAGACAAAAGAATAGAAGGATGTGCATACTTGCAGGAAGTTTTTCGCAAGTTATGCCCTTTAtcgattctttttttttgtggaCCCCATATTTTATGCATACCTTGCCATCCATTATGTGTACCATTGTCAAGTAATTGGGGAGCATGGGTTATGTGAGCTTCatcatttttctttcatttataaGAAGAAACGTTTATACAGAAAGCtaattctcataaaaaaaaaaacattaagaaGATGgttaaatttgataaaagattTTTGATCTTTATACCATAGAGATGGAATAATTATTTGATAGCATATGTATTTAAACAACATATATGCAtggtttatttattgtttatcagTGGGatcattcttcttttttttcagcaCATAGTTATGTTCAAAGTGCAGCATATATGAAGATAAAGGTAGCACCAAATTATGACGGTAAGTAATGTTGGTGAAATAATTAAATAGGAGAAATCCAGcaacaaataaaaaaggatGCTCTTGGTGTTATGTTTAAACTGTTTAaagataaatacaaatattaattataaattaaatgaacaAATTAAGAGAAATGTTAAAAGAGACACTACAGCTCATTTTGCGCAAATAccatgaattgaaaatttttcaaaaccataaCTGAATTTTCTTGCAAGGTTAAAAGtatgaactttgtaaaaattatgctatgtaaaatctaaaaattctaaatttatcatcaaaattcataattttagaTGTTCCATAAATAAATATTGCTAGCTCAGCTTTTCGTTCAACAGTGCATGAGCatcaattataaacatttcAGCATATTTTTCAGCAAGAAGGTGAAAAGACCATGAATTAATTCAATTTAGACAGACACAAGCACAATCTAAAAAGCTTGTAAGAGAAAATAATGTGAATTCACAGGTGTCATCAACAATATCATTTTGATATAGGATTATATTTAATATCTAGATCCGCCAAGCATTTTTATGTCCCTTTTTTGTAGTGCCTCATTTCACATAACATTCTGAGGTCAAACGATGCGTAGGAAGTTCTTAACATTTAGAGTTATGACCCTTTATTTGTCTTGTGCATGATCCTGTGCATCAATTACTTTCACTACctgtttatttctataaaattgGTCAAGTAATTTACCTTCAATTCCATTGATAACtgctgtcattcaaaatcacgtCGTATTGGGCTAGTTGGAACATTAACTAGAGTTGAACCACCTTAGAAAGGCAAACTTATGGTGCACATGTCCATGTTTGAACGCACATTGGTCTGTGTCttgttaaaataatgttaacatGTTAAATCTTAAGTATGTGTGCTCAAATTTACCAGAAAGCATGTTATGCTGGTtcataaaagcaaaatttgGAGGTTTTGTTTTCCTATGCATTCTTTTAACTACCTTGACCAGAGTCTCTCCATTAGTTGAACCATGGTTTCATTTCAGTCAGATTAAAGATAGTTTGATTTCATTTAAGTCGCACTACAGCGAAGTCAGTTTGTGGTCTAACTCACTGTTAAATAGAATTTTAGTTCGAGTCAATATGATATAGATTTGGAATTCCCGATCATTATTCTAACAGATATTGAAATTCCTGAGAAGAAAAAGTTGAGAATGATGGATAAGGTTCCTCCACCCGTGTTACACACAGCGAGTAACCTGGCTGTACAGCAGAGGAGTGAGGCCAAATACTGCCGGGGACCGGAGCCGATCCACAACAAGCTGAACTACGGACAATACGGAGTACAGGTCATACAGTTTCATATTGTGTAACATGGCAATGCCTGCTTGTTGATTGATTGATGtggcatttttgttcattttgctctaatctttatttattttgataattcttCCTTTGCACATGTGCTAAATTTGTAAATTGCTGCAGTTTGTAGATAAGATTGCATATGATTTTTTCAATAGGGTTGAAGGATTTTTCTTATAAATGCACAATTTTGAGTCTTAGCTCTTAATCAAGCTCTGCTAAGATTTAGAAGTATTTGTCGTTTAAAGATGATCTTTTTTATTGTAGGCTCTAGATGGAGGATACCTGAGTCATAAACACATGGATGCCTGGAGACTGTACATCAATAGTAAATTAACAAATGTAATGTTTGCTGAATGGCGTATAGAACCGCCATGGAAACCTGTAACAAAAAAGGGAACTGGAAAACGTATGGGAAAAGGGAAAAGCTCCATTTCCCATTATGTTACTCCTGTGAAAGCTGGAAGGATTCTTCTGGAAGTGGGTGGAGAAATTGAATATaaacaagtttacaaaatgttaCGCCATGTGGCTGCTCAGTGTCCTTTTGATGCACGAATTATCAGTGCTGAAATTCTACAGAAAGAAGCGGAGCAAAAGAACTGGATTGCAACAAATAATCTAAACCCATTTTCATTCAGATATTGTGCAAGAAACAATTTTCTTGGAATTAAAAAAGACCTCAGTCCATATGATTTAAAATGGTCTGGTAAATATTGAATAGATTACAAACTAATAAATCTGTTTTACCAGTATCAATTCCAggtcttttatttattttctcatGAAACATTGCAGTGTTGTAGTTTATTCAGTTTGTACTATACCTTTCTATGGTAAATTAAACATTGATCAAATGTACCAAAACTTTCAGTTTTAGTTATATTTAAgtacaatctgattaaaataagatctttgatccgctctgaCAAATTCGATGTCGCTACACATTTGtcagagcggatcaaagatcttattttaatcagattgatttaagtaaaatttaat includes:
- the LOC128190685 gene encoding 39S ribosomal protein L16, mitochondrial-like, which codes for MMSVTMSTKVFLNFYNTNAAWVIKSLSKPHSYVQSAAYMKIKVAPNYDDIEIPEKKKLRMMDKVPPPVLHTASNLAVQQRSEAKYCRGPEPIHNKLNYGQYGVQALDGGYLSHKHMDAWRLYINSKLTNVMFAEWRIEPPWKPVTKKGTGKRMGKGKSSISHYVTPVKAGRILLEVGGEIEYKQVYKMLRHVAAQCPFDARIISAEILQKEAEQKNWIATNNLNPFSFRYCARNNFLGIKKDLSPYDLKWSGKY